The Ketobacter sp. MCCC 1A13808 genome includes a window with the following:
- a CDS encoding (Fe-S)-binding protein has product MANTPAPDNKVALYVTCLINALRPQAAHASLKLLGSLGLEVDVPLQQTCCGQPAYNGGHQEQARSVARHQIQVLEPYSRVVVPSGSCAGMLRNHYPSLFKTGDPWHQRAVDVAGKTHELSEFLLQEGWQPSATADPLAWAHHTSCSCRRETNSHLAAEQLLLQKGIPSSDFPEQEVCCGFGGAFSTKFDEISVRMGNNKLDQIESVHRFKVVSADFGCLMHLQGLADRQGRDLEFSHLAEVLVME; this is encoded by the coding sequence ATGGCTAACACTCCCGCGCCCGACAACAAGGTGGCTCTTTATGTGACCTGCCTGATCAACGCCCTTCGCCCGCAGGCCGCGCACGCCAGCCTAAAATTACTGGGGTCATTGGGCCTGGAAGTTGACGTACCCCTGCAACAAACCTGTTGCGGGCAGCCAGCCTATAATGGCGGGCACCAGGAGCAAGCCCGCAGTGTAGCCCGCCACCAAATACAGGTGCTGGAACCTTATAGTCGCGTGGTTGTACCATCCGGGTCCTGTGCCGGTATGCTCCGCAATCACTACCCCTCTTTATTCAAAACAGGCGACCCCTGGCATCAGCGCGCAGTGGACGTGGCCGGCAAGACCCATGAACTAAGTGAATTTCTGCTTCAGGAGGGGTGGCAGCCTTCGGCCACAGCAGATCCGTTGGCCTGGGCGCATCACACCAGCTGTTCTTGCCGTCGCGAAACCAATAGCCACCTAGCAGCCGAGCAACTATTACTGCAGAAAGGTATTCCCTCCTCAGACTTTCCGGAGCAAGAAGTATGCTGTGGCTTTGGGGGCGCGTTCTCGACTAAGTTCGACGAGATTTCGGTCCGTATGGGCAATAACAAACTCGATCAGATTGAATCTGTTCATCGCTTTAAGGTGGTGAGTGCAGATTTTGGGTGCTTGATGCACCTGCAAGGGTTAGCCGACCGACAAGGTCGTGATTTGGAATTCAGTCACTTGGCTGAAGTACTGGTTATGGAATAG
- the htpG gene encoding molecular chaperone HtpG, producing the protein MTVDANKETLGFQAEVKQLLQLMIHSLYSNKEIFLRELISNSSDAADKLRFLSLSDADIMEGDGDLKIRLEFDKENNTVTLSDNGIGMNRDDVISHLGTLAKSGTSDFLKNLTGDQKKDSQLIGQFGVGFYSAFVVADEVEVFTRKAGEPAENGVHWVSRGEGEFSVEAIEKPERGTRIVLHLREAESEFADGWRLRNIVSKYSDHISLPIEMEKPDMGSEAEEEGENKAAEDKTPEFEVVNKATALWTRSRGEISEDEYKEFYKHISHDFEEPLSWSHNRVEGKQEYTSLLYLPKKAPFDLYQREANRGLKLYVQRVFIMDDADQFMPLYLRFMKGVLDSADLPLNVSREILQSNRNVENIKTALTKRALDMIGKLEPEDYLEFWKQFGQVLKEGPAEDHANKEKICGLFRFASTHSGSSAQTVSLDDYIGRMKEGQEKIYYIAAENYNAAANSPHLEIFRKKGVEVLVMYDRIDEWMMGHLFDFKGKSFANIAKGDLDLGAIETEEDKKQQEEVEKTSEDLVKRLQEALDSKVSEVKVSHRLTDSPACLVVGAYDMGAQMRQIMEAAGQQVPDTKPTLEINPGHPIMERLNAEAQEDRFEDLAMIVFDQAALSEGATLEDPSSYVKRINKLLMETLS; encoded by the coding sequence ATGACTGTCGACGCCAATAAAGAGACCCTTGGCTTTCAGGCCGAAGTGAAGCAACTACTGCAATTAATGATTCACTCCCTGTACAGTAATAAGGAGATCTTTCTCCGGGAGCTGATATCAAACTCCTCAGATGCAGCCGATAAATTACGTTTTCTGAGCTTGTCTGATGCAGACATCATGGAAGGCGACGGCGATCTCAAGATTCGCCTGGAATTCGATAAAGAAAATAACACCGTTACGCTTTCTGATAATGGTATTGGAATGAACCGCGATGATGTTATTTCCCATCTCGGTACCCTGGCTAAATCCGGCACCAGCGATTTTTTGAAAAATCTAACGGGTGACCAGAAAAAAGATTCTCAACTGATTGGTCAGTTCGGGGTCGGCTTTTATTCAGCTTTTGTTGTTGCTGACGAAGTCGAAGTGTTCACCCGCAAGGCAGGTGAACCTGCTGAAAATGGTGTGCACTGGGTTTCTCGTGGCGAGGGTGAATTTTCAGTAGAAGCAATCGAGAAACCCGAGCGAGGTACCCGTATTGTTCTGCATCTGCGTGAGGCTGAATCTGAATTTGCCGACGGCTGGCGATTACGAAATATCGTCAGCAAATATTCTGATCACATCTCCCTTCCTATCGAGATGGAAAAACCCGATATGGGTTCGGAAGCAGAAGAGGAAGGCGAAAACAAAGCAGCAGAAGATAAAACGCCGGAATTTGAAGTCGTAAATAAAGCGACTGCGCTGTGGACTCGGTCTCGCGGTGAAATCAGTGAAGATGAGTATAAAGAGTTTTACAAGCATATCTCCCACGATTTTGAAGAGCCGTTGTCCTGGAGCCATAACCGGGTAGAAGGCAAGCAAGAATATACTTCATTATTATATTTACCGAAAAAAGCCCCCTTCGATCTGTATCAACGCGAAGCCAATCGTGGCTTGAAACTTTATGTCCAGCGCGTTTTTATTATGGATGATGCTGATCAATTTATGCCGTTATATCTTCGATTTATGAAGGGCGTTCTGGATTCTGCTGATCTGCCTTTGAACGTTTCAAGAGAGATTCTGCAAAGTAACCGTAACGTTGAAAATATAAAAACCGCCCTGACCAAGCGTGCTTTGGACATGATTGGGAAACTGGAGCCGGAAGATTATCTGGAATTCTGGAAGCAGTTTGGGCAGGTCCTAAAAGAAGGTCCGGCAGAAGACCATGCAAATAAAGAAAAAATATGTGGTTTGTTCCGCTTTGCCAGCACCCATTCGGGCAGTTCGGCCCAGACCGTATCCCTAGATGATTACATTGGGCGGATGAAAGAAGGCCAGGAAAAAATCTACTATATTGCGGCTGAAAACTACAACGCGGCGGCGAACAGCCCACACCTGGAAATTTTCCGTAAAAAAGGCGTTGAAGTATTGGTGATGTACGATCGTATAGACGAATGGATGATGGGCCATTTGTTCGACTTTAAAGGCAAAAGCTTTGCTAATATCGCGAAGGGCGATCTGGACCTGGGCGCTATCGAAACAGAAGAAGACAAGAAACAGCAGGAAGAAGTTGAGAAAACATCAGAAGATCTGGTCAAGCGGTTGCAGGAAGCGCTGGATTCCAAGGTTTCTGAAGTGAAGGTGTCACATCGACTCACGGATTCGCCGGCCTGTCTTGTGGTGGGTGCCTACGATATGGGTGCCCAGATGCGTCAGATAATGGAAGCAGCAGGACAGCAGGTACCGGATACCAAGCCCACTCTGGAGATCAATCCAGGTCACCCCATTATGGAGCGGCTTAATGCAGAGGCTCAGGAAGATCGCTTTGAAGACCTGGCCATGATTGTGTTTGATCAGGCAGCTCTGTCCGAAGGGGCCACCTTGGAAGATCCTTCTTCTTATGTGAAGCGAATAAATAAACTGCTTATGGAAACCCTGAGTTAA